The proteins below come from a single Staphylococcus sp. MI 10-1553 genomic window:
- a CDS encoding AAA domain-containing protein, which produces MIAFAKKELESLVNPNINLRKWLFDSIGTVHTFQGKEADKVYFVTGTDDTQNAAIQWSCQKPNLINVAVTRAKKEFIVIGDKKRISQLKYYQAIDKGINNVCEDLLYLK; this is translated from the coding sequence ATTATTGCTTTTGCCAAAAAAGAGTTGGAATCATTAGTTAACCCTAATATAAATCTTAGAAAGTGGCTATTTGATTCTATAGGAACAGTTCATACATTTCAAGGGAAGGAAGCAGATAAAGTTTATTTTGTCACTGGTACGGATGATACTCAAAATGCTGCTATACAATGGTCATGTCAAAAGCCAAATTTAATTAATGTTGCTGTAACAAGAGCTAAAAAAGAATTTATTGTTATTGGTGATAAGAAACGCATTAGTCAATTAAAGTATTATCAGGCGATAGATAAAGGAATAAATAATGTTTGTGAAGACCTATTATATTTAAAATAA